The following proteins are co-located in the Gloeocapsa sp. PCC 7428 genome:
- a CDS encoding type II toxin-antitoxin system RelE/ParE family toxin, which translates to MNDANKPLVRLSGEVKTPPFSSEARIEVGFLLRKLQNGETLSLPHSRPMPSIGSHCHELRITDFNKEWRIIYRLDEDAIVIIEVFQKTTQKTPSSVIQNCKKRLKRYDEI; encoded by the coding sequence ATGAACGATGCTAACAAACCACTGGTGCGGCTGAGTGGTGAGGTGAAAACACCACCCTTCTCATCTGAGGCTCGCATTGAAGTTGGGTTTTTGTTACGTAAACTCCAGAATGGAGAGACATTATCGTTACCACATTCGCGCCCGATGCCTAGTATCGGTTCTCACTGCCATGAATTAAGAATTACAGACTTCAATAAAGAGTGGCGAATTATTTATCGCCTTGATGAAGATGCAATTGTAATTATAGAGGTTTTCCAAAAAACGACACAAAAAACACCATCTTCAGTGATTCAAAATTGCAAAAAGCGACTCAAGCGGTATGACGAAATATAA